The nucleotide window CAGGGCCCAGCGAAGTGCTCATCGGGGCCGGTGGGCTGGAGCAGTCGTAGGGCGAAGTAGTCGGGCAGAACGGGCCGGTAAGGGGCTGGCTCAGGGCGGGAAGGTGCCGAAACGTTGAATACAGCTGCTGCAACAGGTGTACTCCGTTGGTCTTTACGTTTCCGCATCCTCCCCGCCGAAGCCTTGTGCCGACTGGCTGAGCCGGCTCTTTACCGCTTGGCCCCCGAAGGGCAATGCCGGACGCTGCCCTAACGACAACTCTACCCAATTGCGTGTTGCCCGGAGCTTGACGACCAGTGCCTGGGCCCGGTACCCACCTCCGCCGGACCGCCTGGCTCCGCGAAAGTGCCGCCGGCGTGGCCTGTCCCGCTAGGCTAAGGAGACTATAATCGTCCGAAGAGTTGCTTGCCTCCCCTTTATTTGGGCCTTTCAGCCGAAAGTCAGGGCTCGGCGGGAAGGTCTGCCGGAGGAGGGCTGGCCGGCGGCTTGGCTCCGGGAGGACGGGCTTGCGCATACAATCAGACGAAGGTGAGAAGATCAGTTTCACCTATTCTGATGCGGCCCGACACCGGATTCCACACCGGGCGCAGAAAAATTCTGGAGCCGTTTGGATTCCTTTATCTTGCTGACTACTATAGCTGAGCGCCGAATCGTGGCGGCTCGGTCTTATTCGTTAGCTATGCCTTTTCGCCGAGTCTTTTCCGCGCCCCTGCTCCTAGCCATCCTACCGCTGCTGCAATGCAAGTCGGACGTGACCGGCCCCGAAAGCCAGCTGCCGCCTGCCACCCAGAACGGGGCCAATACCTTTGGCTGTCTGGTCAATGGCCGGCCTTGGACGCCGCGAGGCAATACCGGTACCAGCAACTATGCCGTGCTCTATTAACCTGGGCCAAATGGAGCCACGTTAAACATTCGAACCTACCAGGTGCATGGTAACGACCGTCAGTATATAAATCTTAGTTGTGGCCCAATAACGCAAGCACGTGAATTCGCCCTGACTATTCCCGTGACAGAAGGGGCCGGCTCCTATGTAAATACTTCAATTCCTTTTCCTTGTAATAGTTATGACGGAAATCAACTCCCGGATTACCGCCGCGGCAGCTTAACTATTACCCGCCTGGACCTTACCGCCGGCATTATTTCCGGCACCTTTTCCTTTACCCTCTACAAACCCGGCTGCGACACTATTCGCGTCACCAACGGCCGCTTCGACAAGCAGCTCTAGTTCTATAGCTATGAGAAATTCACTTCTACTCGTAGCACTGTTGGGCCTAATCCAGTGCAAGAAGAAAGACCCCTCCCCGAAAGCCAGCTGCCACCCGCGACTCAAACCGGGGCCAATACCTTCGGGTGTCTGGTAAACGGACAGGTCTATTTACCCAGTGGCAATGCCGGTATCAGCAACTATACCGTAATCTACGAACCGGATTTTCTGGGAGGCAGCCTCCAAATTGTGACCTACCGGTATCCTGAGCCCAAAGGTGGGAAAACGCAAGAAGTGTCATTGGGCGGGATAAATATCGACCACGTTGGTACCTACAAGGTAGGTTTGAATAGTGAAGTGGGCGTTTCTTTCATTGATGACTACAAGATGCGCCCTTGTAATGAATATAGAAACGACCAAGCAGCCGTCTACTCCCGCGGTACTGTATTTATAAGCCGCCTGGACCTGAGCGCTGGTATTATCTCTGGCACATTTGAATTCACCTTGGCCCAGCCCGGCTGCGACACGATTAGAGTGACCAAGGGCCGCTTCGATAAGAAACCCTGACCCTGTTGGGCTTTATTCGCCAATCCGGAAGCCAGCGCCGCCCCGGAAGCCAGGAGCCACTCAAACCTGCACCAAGCGCCCAACAACGAGCCCGATGCCGTATCTTGGGCCCAGGTCCGTGGGGCCGCGCTGTCCTATGTTTTTCAAACGTCGCCCGAAGTCGCCCACCGAGCTGTCCGATGAGGAGCTGCTCACGCGCTACCGCCTCGAAGGCGCCGTGGCCGACCTGGGCGTGCTCTACGAGCGACACATGCCCCTGGTGTTTGCCGTGTGCCGCAAGTACCTGCGGCCCGACGAAGACGCCCAGGACGCGGTGATGCAGCTCTTCGAGAAGCTGCTCGACACGCTGCGGCGGCACGAAGTGAGCAACTTCCCGGCCTGGCTCCAGACGACGGCCCGCAACCACTGCCTGATGATCCTCCGGGCCCGGCAGCGGGCCGGCCCCGACGGTGCCCTGGTCCTGCATTTTCCCGACGCGGCCGATATGGAATCCTCCGGAGTTCTGCATCAGGCAGGTGATGCAACTGAAGATCAAGAACTCACCGAGGCCCGCCTGCAGGCTCTGGAGCACGCCCTGGCCGATTTGCCGGAGGCACAGCGCCGCTGTCTGGAGCTGTTTTACCTCGAAAAGAAATGCTACCGCGACATTGCCGACCTCACCGGCTTTGACCTCGGCCTGGTGAAAAGCCACCTCCAAAACGGCAAGCGCAACCTCAAACGTTACCTCGACTCAGCTCCCAATGCGGCCCGCTAATCAGCCTCCTGTTCCACCCCAGCCCCCGGCCCCCGATGCGGCCGGGCACCTGCCGCTGCCCCTGCTGCGGCAGTACGTGGCCGGAGCGCTGCCACCCGCCGAACAGCACCGCGTGGAGGCGCACTCCCTGAGCTGCAGCCGTTGCGCCGAAGTGCTGGAAGGCCTGGACCTGTCCAGCCCCGCCGTCACCGATCAGGCCCTGAGCGAGTTGCGGCACCGGCTGCACCAGCGCGTGGCCCGGGAAGCCGCGCCCCGCTACGCGGCCCGCACTTGGCAAGCCGTGGCCGCCGTGCTGGCCTTGCTGCTGGTAAGCACGGCCGTGTGGTGGGGAGTACGCCGTCCGCAGGCCCCGGCGGCCGGGTCGCCGCCCGTAGCGGTGCAAGTGCCCGCCCCGCCGCCCGCCGCAGTAGAAACTGCTCCGTCACAAGTCGAGCCTGCTTCGGCAGAGGTGGCTGCGGCAACAGGACCTGTAGCGACGCCAGTTGCCCCCGCTACGGCTCCCCTACCTGCTCCGGCCGCCCGGCACCCGGTGGCTCCGGCCCGGCGCAGTCGGCGGCCGGCAGTAGCGGCGGCTCCCGCCCGTCAGTCTGCCCCTGCCGCAGCCAGTGTGCTGAGCGACCAGGCAGTTTCGGGCTCTGTGGCCATGCAGGCCCCGGCTCCGGTGGTAGCTGCTCCCAATCAGCCGGAGCCTACGGAAACCAAGGCCGAGCAAAGCCGGGTGATGCTGGCTCAAAAAGTCGGAGCAGACTCAGTCAGTGCGCCCCGGCGGTGGCCAAGCCCCAGGCAGCAACTACGGAGGAAGTTATCAAGCGCAAACCTGCTTTGCCCCCGGCTCCGGCTATCAGTCCCCAGCCCGTGGGCGGCTACATCGTGCTACGGGAGTACCTGCGGCGCGAGGCCATGTTTGTACCCGACCCACCAGCCACGCAGCTTTCGGGCAGTGTGCGGGTGCGCTTCACAGTGAAGGCCGACGGCTCGCTCGACAACTTCAAGGTGATGCGTGGTCTGCGCCGCGACTACGACCAGGAAGCCATCCGCCTGCTCTGCGAGGGTCCGGCCTGGAAGCCCGGCGCCGCCAACGGCCGCCGTGCCGACCAGGTTGTCGACGTCAACGTGACGTTCTAAAGCCTCATAGTCAACACGTGGGGAAAACTACCCTTAAGGCAACAAAAAAGCCGCCCCTGAGTTGGGGCGGCTTTTTTGTTGGTCAGACGTGGTGCTTGCTTTCGCTTAGTTGCTGTAGCCGCCGCCACTCTCGGGTGCGGTGGCGCTGCCGCCGGGCTCCACGTCGCGGGGCAGGTCGGGCTGGGTTTTGATCTGCACCTGGCTGTAGTCGGGGCTGCCGTCGCCGGCGGGAGTGGGCGTGTCCGAAGCCGCGTCGCCGGTATGCAGGGCATTGGGGTCCCACTTGTGCATTACCTCAAAGGTGATTTTAGCCGTGATGCGGTACTCGACAATCTTGTTGTCGCGCACCCGGCAGCTCTGGTCTTTGATATAGATAGACTTAATGCCTTTCACGGTAGTGCTGGCTTCGGTTAGGGCGCGTTGCAGGGCATCTTCGAAGCTCTTTTCGGAGGAAGCCAGGACCTCAATTACTTTCTTAATCGTGCTCATAGCGCGGGGTGTTTGGCGTGAATGGTTGGGAAAGGGTGTACGTAGCCAGCCGCCAAACAGCTGCCGAGCCTGCCCGATTCGTGAAGCGCCGCCACAGTTCAGCCCACTCTTCAGCTGAATACCCCGCCGCCCGCCAGTCGATAGTTTAGCCGATTTGGTCGATGCGGCCAAAACACAAGGTTCTGACTTTCAAAAGGGAAGCTCACGACTTCCCCGAGCCAGGCGGGCTGGGCTTCTCAACTGGCACGGTTTTGTAATGTATGGTCCTCAGAATGCCCGCTGCAGCAATGCGCGCCCCGCTGCGGCCAGCTTTTTCTCTGACATCTCCCTCCTGATTTTCCTTTCTGCCATGAACTCCAAAAGCCTTTTCGGGCGCTTGGCTGTAGCCGCGCTTTTGCTTTCTTCGTTGTTTTCCGCGGCCCAGGCCCAGGTTCGCCGCCCCGTATATTCCAATTCCCCGGCCCGGCCGGTGTACTCGGCTCCCGTCCGGACCACGCCCACCACGCCCGGCGTTCAATTCGGCCTCCGGGCCGGAGTCAACGTCTCCGACTGGTCGGGTGATGCCGTGCAGAGCGTGATGGACCTGGCCGGCTACACCGACGGGGCCGTGACCAAAGAAATGAAGCCCGGTTTGCACGCCGGCGTGTATGCTACCATTCCGCTCGGCCCTGGCTTTGCTGTGGAGCCCGGCGTCTCCTACTCCGAGAAGGGCGCCAAGCTGGTGGGCACCCTGCCCTGGGAGCAGTTCGACTTCCTCAATGCCCGCGTAACGGCCACCTCGCGCATGTCTTATATCGACGTGCCGGTGCTGTTCAAAGGCTACCTCACGCCTGGCTTCTATCTGTTTGCTGGTCCGCAGGCTTCGTTTTTGGTTAGCAATAAAGTGCGGGTGCAGGCCGGGGCCCTGGGCTTCAATGCCTTCTCCACCGACTTCGACGTGAAAGACCAGTTCCGCTCCGTTGATTTTGGCGTGGTGGGCGGCCTGGGCTACCAGTTCGACAGCGGCTTTGGCCTAAGCGCCGGCTACGACTTCGGCCTCTCGTCTCTAGATAAGAACAACAACTTCGACGCCCAGAACCGGGTGATTAAGGCCTCAGTGAACTACTCGTTCTAAGCAGCCCGACGTTGTTTCTGTCATCCTCAGTGAGGCGAAGCACTTTCCTAGCCCGAGTGATAAGAATAATTAAACGTGAAAAGCCCCTTACCGCTGCGGTGGTAAGGGGCTTTTTCACGTTGGCAAGAATTTTCGTGGGGTAGGTGAGGAAGGTGCTTCGCCTCACTTAGGATGACAGCTCGTAGCCTAGCCGCTGTAGCCGCCGCCGCTTTCTGCTTCGGTAGCGCTGCCGCCGGGCTCTACCTCGCGGGGCAGGTCGGGCTGGGTTTTCACCTGCACCTGGCTGTAGTCGGGGCTGCCGTTGCCGGCCACGGGCACCGGTGTTTCTTCGGTAGCAGCTGGGGCAGTAGCGGCGGTGGGCTGGGCAGTGGTGGGCGTGCTTGCGGGAGTGGCCAGGGCGTCGGACTCAGATTCGAAGGTCGTTTTCATACGGGTGGAGTTAGGCTTTTGAGTTTCCGTGTACGGAATCAGACCGCGCAAAGTCATGCCGGCTGCGCGCAGAATTATGGGGCTATAGCTACAACGAGGCAGGCCTAGGAGGTAAGCCTGCTTTCTTCGCTAAAAAGCCGGCTAATTACTAACAGGTGCGCTGCTGATTTAGGTAGTTTTACAATTCGTTTGCTCTTACTCTATTCTCTTTTTTTAATTTTTTATGCCCTTTTCTACCCGATGGCTACGGCCGGTACTGGCCTTGCTATGTGCAATTGGCACCACCGGAGCACAGGCAGCTTCCAACCCCCGATTTGTTGAAAACAAAAAACAATGGGATACGCCGGTCCGTTTCCGGGCTGAAGTGCCGGGCGGCAGTGTGTTTCTGACTGCTACCGGCCTCGTATACGATTGGCGCAGTACCGCCGACCTGCTACGCGCCCACGATGCTGCCGAAGCTACCACTCGCACCCACCAGCCCGCCGCCGATGTGGCGGTACGCGGCCACGCGGTATTCGTTGACTTTGTGGGGGCATCGGCGGCGGCGAAGTCGGTGGGACAGCAGCAGCTGCCGGCGTACCACAACTACTTTATCGGCAACGACCCCAGCCGCTGGGCCAGCCACGTGTCGCTCTTCGAGGAGGTGCGCTACGCCGGCCTGTATCCCGGCACCGATCTGCGGGTGTACGGGACCGAAAATGGCAGCCTAAAATACGACTTCATTGTGCAGCCCGGGGGGCAGCCCGCCGCCATTGCGCTCCGCTACCGTGGCACCGATGGGCTACAGCTGCAGCCCGACGGCACTCTGCTGGTGCATACCTCCGTAACCGACGTGGTAGAGCAGCGCCCGTATGCGTATCAGCTCGTGCACGGCCAGCGCCGGGCGGTACCTTGCCAGTACCGCCTCACCGACAACACCTTGCGCTATGATTTCCCGCAGGGTTACGACCATCAGCAGCCCCTGATAATTGACCCAGTCGTGGTGGCCTGTACCTTCTCGGGCAGCACCGGTGAGGTGTGGGGGGCAGCCACGGGCTATGACAATGCCGGCAATATTTATACCGCCGGTTTTGGCCAAAGCAGCGGGTATCCGGTTACGCCGGGGGCCTATCAGGTTTCATCCCGGGGCAGCACCGAAGTGGCGATCAGCAAGCTGAATCCGACTGGTTCTCAGTTGATGTACGCCACCTATCTGGGGGGTAGTAGCTCGGACGAGGTACGGGCGTTGCGCACCAACAGCGCGGGGGAACTGTACGTGCTGACCAGCACCAACTCTACCAACTTTCCCTCCACGGCGGGTTGCTACGATGCTTCGGCCAATGGCTCGGTTGATCTGGCCCTAACGCACTTCAATGCCACCGGCACGGCTCTGGTAGGGTCAACCTATCTGGGAGGCAGCAGCCAGGATGCGCCGGTTGAGCTGGCTGTAACCAATGCCGGAGCGGTAGTGGTTGGCACTACGTCTTCGACTAACTTCCCTACCACCGCCGGGGCGTACGACCGGACCTTAGGAGGTACCGACCTGTTTGTGGCCCGCCTGAATGCCTCCATGACCACGCTACAATGGAGCACTTTCCTGGGCGGCGCGCAGGGAATTGAAACCAGCACGGCCGTGCAGCTGGAGCCTACCGGCAACGTGCTGGTTACGGGCACCACCAATGCTTCCGACTTTCCGGTAACGTCCGGCGCATTGCGCACCACATATGCCACTCCCGGCGACGCGTTCGTGGCTCGTTTGCAGGCTGATGGCGGGGCCCTGCTCGCTTCCACCTTTTTCGGTTCGTTGAACGCGACCGATGTCATAACGCACGTCGACACCGATGCGGCCGGCAACATAATAGTATGCGGCAACACGTCGGGCACGCTTGCCACCACGCCCGGCGCCCTGACCACGCCGAGTGGGCGGATTTTTATAGCGGGCCTGAACAGTACGCTTACCAAGCAGCAGTTTCTGGCCAGACCCCTGAACACCTCCTTTCTGACGGTTCAATCGTTTAGGGTAGATGGCTGCGGCAATATTCACCTGGCGGGCCTCGATTCCAATTCGGCCTTGCCAATCGTGAATCCATTGCCTAATAGCGGTTTGAGTGGGTTTTATACGACGACCCTGAACGCTACTTGCAGCACCCGCTTATTCGGTTCTTACTTTGGCTTTTCACCCCAACACGTGCACTCCAACTCGCACCGGATTGACGAGCAAGGCCGGCTGTACCAGAGCTTCTGCACGAATAGCCCCTCCCCCACCACGGCCACAGCGTATTCTCGCGTTTCGCGTACCGGCGGCGGGCTAGATGTACTAGCACTTAAAATCGACCAGAACACTGGCGCGGGTACTTCGGTGCAGGCTGCCGTGGCGGCTGTCGATTCGGCGTGCGCACCTGTACAGGTGGCCTTCGTCAACCAGACCGCAGGCAGCACCCGTTTCCGCTGGAATTTTGCCGATGGCTCCGCCCAGGATACTTCCGCAGCCCCGGTGCACCTGTTTCAGACTCCCGGGACGTACCGGGTGCGGATGGTGGCACTGGGCACCGGCCTGGCATGTTCCCGCAACGATACGACCTACGTGACCGTGCGCGTGAAAGCCAAACCAACGGTGACCCTGCCCCGCGACCTGACCCTCTGCCCCGGGAGCTCCCTCACGCTGAATGCCAGCACTCCCGGCACCACCTACCGCTGGAACACCGGCGCCACTACGGCCAGCATTGTGGTGCGGCAGCCCGGCAAGTACTCGGTAGTGGTCGATAACGGCCGCTGCTCAGCCCGCGACAGTACCACCATCCGTCTGGGCAATTTGGTGCAGGCGGCCGTGGCGGCTGTCGATTCGGCGTGCGCACCTGTACAGGTGGCCTTCGTCAACAGGACCGCGGGCAGCACCCGTTTCCGCTGGAATTTTGCCGATGGTTCCGCCCAGGATACCTCCGCAGCCCCGGTGCACCTGTTTCAGACTCCCGGGACGTACCGGGTGCGGATGGTGGCACTGGGCACCGGCCTGGCGTGTTCCCGCAACGATACGACCTACGTGACCGTGCGCGTGAAAGCCAAACCAACGGTGACCCTGCCCCGCGACCTGACCCTTTGCCCCGGAAGTTCCCTCACGCTCAACGCCAGCACCCCCGGCACCACCTACCGCTGGAACACCGGCGCCACCACGGCCAGCATTGTGGTGCGGCAGCCCGGCAAGTACTCGGTAGTGGTCGATAACGGCCGCTGCTCAGCCCGCGACAGTACTACCATCCGCCTGGTAGCTTCGCCTACCATCACCCCCGATACCATCGGCTGCATAGCGGGAAGCGTGGTGCTGACTACCAAAGCTGAGCCGGGCAGCACATACCTGTGGTCGACGCAGGCGACTACGCCCAGCATTGTAGCTACCACTTCGGGGCGCTACACGGTACGCATCACGCAGGGCACCTGCGTAGAAGAAAAGGCCGTAACCGTGACGCTGCTGCGACCGGTGTTGCCGCCCAACATCATCACCCCCAACGGCGACGGCCTAAATGATGTCTTCAAGCCCTCCAACGCTGCCTTGATAGAGCCTGGTACCCGCCTGCGCATCTTCAACCGCTGGGGCCGGCAGGTGTATACCACCGACGACTACCGCAACGACTGGGGCCCCGGCCAGCCCGATGGGACGTATTATTATACGCTGGAAAATCAG belongs to Hymenobacter cellulosilyticus and includes:
- a CDS encoding DUF6252 family protein, coding for MQEERPLPESQLPPATQTGANTFGCLVNGQVYLPSGNAGISNYTVIYEPDFLGGSLQIVTYRYPEPKGGKTQEVSLGGINIDHVGTYKVGLNSEVGVSFIDDYKMRPCNEYRNDQAAVYSRGTVFISRLDLSAGIISGTFEFTLAQPGCDTIRVTKGRFDKKP
- a CDS encoding DUF7948 domain-containing protein gives rise to the protein MPFSTRWLRPVLALLCAIGTTGAQAASNPRFVENKKQWDTPVRFRAEVPGGSVFLTATGLVYDWRSTADLLRAHDAAEATTRTHQPAADVAVRGHAVFVDFVGASAAAKSVGQQQLPAYHNYFIGNDPSRWASHVSLFEEVRYAGLYPGTDLRVYGTENGSLKYDFIVQPGGQPAAIALRYRGTDGLQLQPDGTLLVHTSVTDVVEQRPYAYQLVHGQRRAVPCQYRLTDNTLRYDFPQGYDHQQPLIIDPVVVACTFSGSTGEVWGAATGYDNAGNIYTAGFGQSSGYPVTPGAYQVSSRGSTEVAISKLNPTGSQLMYATYLGGSSSDEVRALRTNSAGELYVLTSTNSTNFPSTAGCYDASANGSVDLALTHFNATGTALVGSTYLGGSSQDAPVELAVTNAGAVVVGTTSSTNFPTTAGAYDRTLGGTDLFVARLNASMTTLQWSTFLGGAQGIETSTAVQLEPTGNVLVTGTTNASDFPVTSGALRTTYATPGDAFVARLQADGGALLASTFFGSLNATDVITHVDTDAAGNIIVCGNTSGTLATTPGALTTPSGRIFIAGLNSTLTKQQFLARPLNTSFLTVQSFRVDGCGNIHLAGLDSNSALPIVNPLPNSGLSGFYTTTLNATCSTRLFGSYFGFSPQHVHSNSHRIDEQGRLYQSFCTNSPSPTTATAYSRVSRTGGGLDVLALKIDQNTGAGTSVQAAVAAVDSACAPVQVAFVNQTAGSTRFRWNFADGSAQDTSAAPVHLFQTPGTYRVRMVALGTGLACSRNDTTYVTVRVKAKPTVTLPRDLTLCPGSSLTLNASTPGTTYRWNTGATTASIVVRQPGKYSVVVDNGRCSARDSTTIRLGNLVQAAVAAVDSACAPVQVAFVNRTAGSTRFRWNFADGSAQDTSAAPVHLFQTPGTYRVRMVALGTGLACSRNDTTYVTVRVKAKPTVTLPRDLTLCPGSSLTLNASTPGTTYRWNTGATTASIVVRQPGKYSVVVDNGRCSARDSTTIRLVASPTITPDTIGCIAGSVVLTTKAEPGSTYLWSTQATTPSIVATTSGRYTVRITQGTCVEEKAVTVTLLRPVLPPNIITPNGDGLNDVFKPSNAALIEPGTRLRIFNRWGRQVYTTDDYRNDWGPGQPDGTYYYTLENQRFCTPYVKGWLEVVK
- a CDS encoding energy transducer TonB, with the translated sequence MRFTVKADGSLDNFKVMRGLRRDYDQEAIRLLCEGPAWKPGAANGRRADQVVDVNVTF
- a CDS encoding zf-HC2 domain-containing protein codes for the protein MRPANQPPVPPQPPAPDAAGHLPLPLLRQYVAGALPPAEQHRVEAHSLSCSRCAEVLEGLDLSSPAVTDQALSELRHRLHQRVAREAAPRYAARTWQAVAAVLALLLVSTAVWWGVRRPQAPAAGSPPVAVQVPAPPPAAVETAPSQVEPASAEVAAATGPVATPVAPATAPLPAPAARHPVAPARRSRRPAVAAAPARQSAPAAASVLSDQAVSGSVAMQAPAPVVAAPNQPEPTETKAEQSRVMLAQKVGADSVSAPRRWPSPRQQLRRKLSSANLLCPRLRLSVPSPWAATSCYGSTCGARPCLYPTHQPRSFRAVCGCASQ
- a CDS encoding dodecin family protein yields the protein MSTIKKVIEVLASSEKSFEDALQRALTEASTTVKGIKSIYIKDQSCRVRDNKIVEYRITAKITFEVMHKWDPNALHTGDAASDTPTPAGDGSPDYSQVQIKTQPDLPRDVEPGGSATAPESGGGYSN
- a CDS encoding RNA polymerase sigma factor, which produces MFFKRRPKSPTELSDEELLTRYRLEGAVADLGVLYERHMPLVFAVCRKYLRPDEDAQDAVMQLFEKLLDTLRRHEVSNFPAWLQTTARNHCLMILRARQRAGPDGALVLHFPDAADMESSGVLHQAGDATEDQELTEARLQALEHALADLPEAQRRCLELFYLEKKCYRDIADLTGFDLGLVKSHLQNGKRNLKRYLDSAPNAAR
- a CDS encoding porin family protein, whose protein sequence is MNSKSLFGRLAVAALLLSSLFSAAQAQVRRPVYSNSPARPVYSAPVRTTPTTPGVQFGLRAGVNVSDWSGDAVQSVMDLAGYTDGAVTKEMKPGLHAGVYATIPLGPGFAVEPGVSYSEKGAKLVGTLPWEQFDFLNARVTATSRMSYIDVPVLFKGYLTPGFYLFAGPQASFLVSNKVRVQAGALGFNAFSTDFDVKDQFRSVDFGVVGGLGYQFDSGFGLSAGYDFGLSSLDKNNNFDAQNRVIKASVNYSF